CATGGTGGTGCGGTTGCCGCGGCTGCCCGGCTCCGCCGAGGACGTCGAGCGGGAACACCGGTGGCTGCGCGCACTGGCGGACGCGCTCCCCGTTCCCGTCCCGGCGCCGCTCGCCACGGGCGGGCCGGGCGAGGGCTATCCGTACCCGTGGTCCGTATTCCGTTGGCTCGACGGCGAGACGCCGGTCGCGGGGCGGCCGCTCGCCGAACCGGAGTTGTTCGCCAAGGACGTGGCGGAGTTCATCACCTCCCTGCGTGCGGTCGACGCGACCGGCGCCCCCGCCGCCTACCGCAGCGATCCTTTGGCGTCGCGCGACGCCGCCACCCGCGAGGTCATCTCGGGGCTGCGCGGCGTCGTCGACGCCGACACCGTCACGGAGGTGTGGGACGCCGCGCTGCGCGCCACCCCGTGGCAGGGTCCCGGTGTCTGGGTGCACGGGGATCTGCAGCCGGGGAACGTACTGGTCCACGAGGGACGGCTCGGTGCCGTCATCGACTTCGAGTGCATGGGTACGGCCGATCCCGCCGTCGACCTGATCGCCGCGTGGTACCTGATGGATGACGAAGCCCGTCCGGTCTTCCGTGCCGCTCTCGGCCCGGCCGTCGACGACTCCGCGTGGGAGCGCGGGCGTGGCTGGGCCCTCACCATCGCCCTCACCGAACTCTCGTACTACCGGGAGACGAACCCGGTGATGGCCGGTACGGCGCGGTGCGTGATCGGGCGGCTCACGGGGGGCGACAGGTGCTCACCAGCAGGTGGGCCGCGAGGCCTGTGATCAGCGCGCTCGACGTCAGCGCGGTGGCCACGCGGCCTTTGCGGCTCGTCAGGACCCGGCCCAGGAGTGCGCCTCCGCCCGCGAGGAGCTGCTCCGTTTCGATCACGTCCGTGAGTGAGGCGCCGCCCACGGGCATGGCGATGCCGTAGCCGGTCAGCAGGCCCGCGATCAGGCTCCCGCTCATGAGCGGGAGCCTCACGGAAGCGGGGCGTAACCGGTTTACGCGCGCAGGCCCTCCGCATAACCCCTCAGCAACCCCCGCGCCCCCTCCGGCGACTGGTGGCCCACCAGGACCAGGGACGTCAGGCCCTCCGTCAGGGCCAGCAGCACCCTCGCCTCCGCCTGCGCGTCCAGCCCCGGGCGCAGCTCCCCCGTCGAGCCGCCGTAGTCGAGCAGCCAGACCAGGAGTTCGTGGAGCTTCGCGTACGTGTCGCGGAGTACCGTCGCCAGGTCGTCGCTGACCGCCGCCTGCGCGACGAACGCCCCCCAGACCTGTGCCTCCGTCCTGTCCTCCGGCTCCAGCAGCGCCAGCGCCGCCAAGGTCCGGTCCAGCAGTGTCAGTGCCGACTCCGGCGTGCCCGACGCCTCGATGCGGGAGCGCGCCCGCTCCCCGATCCGGTCCGAGATGCCCTCCAGGGCGAACAGCAGCATCTCGTCCTTCGTGCGGAAGCAGCGCTGCACCGCCCCCATCGACACCCCGGCCTCGGCCGCCACGTCCCGCAGGCTGACGGACTCCATGCCGGAGCGGGCGATCAGGTGGCAGACCGCCTCGGCGATACGGCTGCGGCGGTCCTCGTAGTCGACCTGCTTGGGCATGCGGGGAGCACCCTTCCTTTCCGATGCGGTTGCATCATATCGGAGACCCGTGCATCATCTGATGCGTCCGCATCAGAACGTACGGAACGGGTACCTGCACATGACCACTCAGACCAAGAAGTCCTTCGCCGGGCTCCTCGCCCTCTTCGGGGTCATCCTGCTCGTGCAGGGGTTCGGCTCCGCGATCACCGAGGCCGGGTGGGACACCTCGTTCGGCGTCTCCGCCGTGCTGCGGGAGGCGGGCGCGCCCGCCTGGGTGGATCTCGTCGTCGGAGCCGTCGGCTGTGCGCTGCTCGCGGCCGCGGCCCGCACCCGCGGCCTGCGCAACGCGCCGTAGCGCTCACCCCTCCCGCCCCGCGATACTTCCGCCACCTCACCCGTCACGGAAGGACTCGCGTGCTCTCACGACTTGGCGCCCTCGGCGCCCTCGGCGTCGCCGCCCTGCTGGCCGGGGCCGGTGTCCCGGCGTCCGCGTCAGCCGCCGACACCGGACGCACCGCCACGCCCGCCGCCACCGCCCCCACCGTCGAGGAAGCCCGGCTCGACCGTGCCGCCCCGCAGGAGATTCTGCGGCGCAGTGGATTCGACTCCGTGGCGCCGGAGTTCACCGCGGCCCTGAAGAAGGCCCGCTCCTACGACCACGCGCGGCGCCTCGTCGTACGCGAAGGCCGGTCCCTGTGGCAGCGGGCCGTCGACCGTGCCCAGGGCAAGCAGCAGGCCGACATCAGCGACACCAACGGCATCAGCGGCATCAGCAAGGACGACGATCGGCCGCTGTACTGGGCCCGGCTCGGGATGACGCGTGAGCTGCGGCAGTGGGAGCCGGATCGTTTCGCCCTCTCCCCGGAGCGGCGGGAACGGCTCATGGGGGCCCTTGAGCGGTCGTCCCGCGGGCAGGACTCCGTCGACCACCGCCCCGGCGAACGCGGGCACGGGCACGGGCACGTCAAGCGCATCCTCGTCACCGGCTTCGATCCCTTCACCCTCGACCGCGACGTCCGCATCAGCAATCCGTCCGGCGCCGCCGCCCTCGCCCTCGACGGCACCACCATCCGGACCGCCGACGGGCCCGCGCGCGTCGAAGCGGTCGTCTTCCCCGTCCGGTGGGACGACTTCGCCGACGGCGCCGTCGAGCGGGCACTGCGCCCGTACCTGCCACGCGTCGACCTCTTCACCACCATCAGCCAGGGCCGCGTCGGCAAGTTCGACATCGAGCGGACCAACGGCGCCTGGCGCGGCGGCTTCGGCGACAACGAGAACCTGTCGCGGACCGGCACCGTGCCGGTGGGCGATCCCGCCTCGCAGCCCCAGTGGACGTCGACGACCCTCCCGTACAAGGAGATCGCCGCCGCGAGGACCGGGCGCTTCCCGGTGTACGACAACACGTCGGTGACCGAGATACCCGCGGGCGGCGGCGAGCCCGTGGTCCGGCCCGACGGGCCCACCGAGGGGTCGACGGCCCGTGCGGGCGGCGGCGGGGACTACCTCTCCAACGAGATCGCCTACCGTGCGACCCTGCTGCGCGACCGGCTCGGCCTGCACGACCGGCTGCCCGGCGGCCACGTCCACACGCCGGTGCTCCAGTTCGGCGCGGACAACACCGACCCGGCGACGGGCGACGTCACCGATCCCGAGTTCGTGCGGAACCGGCTCGACATCATCGCCCAGGTGCGGGGGATCCTCCGCGTCGCCGCGGCATCGTCCTCGGACGTGTCCCGAGAAGTGCGGCCCTAAGCACCGGCCACCGCGGCACGTGCGCCGTCGCCGTCGCCGTTCCCGGTACGTTCGTCGTTCTCCCCCATCAGATCCCGCGCCATCAGCGTCGCCCCCGCGACCGCGCCCGGCATCAGGAACACCGCGACGAACGGCACCAGGAAGGCGACGGCGAGCGGGGTCCCGAAGCCCCAGGCGAGCGTCTTGCGGGAGCGCAGCATGGCGAGCCGGTCCCGCAGTTCCACGCCCCGGCGCTGCAACGCCACCGCCGTGAGCTCCTCGACCAGGAAGAAGCCGGTCACGCAGAAGCCGATCACCGGGACGACCGTCTGGCCGACGACGGGGATGAAGCCGAGGGCGAAGAGCAGTACGCCCCAGATCAGCGCGCGCACCACGATGCGCAGGCTGTCCCGCGCGGAGATCCACAGGTCGCGCCAGAGCGGCAGGCCCGACTCGGGGGCGTGGCCGCCCTCGGAGATGTCGACCTGCTCGGACAGCGACTCGTAGAACGGCTCACCGATGAGCAGCGTCACCGCGGTGAAGGTGAGGACGGACAGCAGCAGCGCGAGGGCGAAGAGGAGAGCCGTCAGAAAACCGCGGAAGACGCCCTGCCAGGGCGAGGACCAGTCGTCGGCGAACGGCGTGGCCCAGCCGACGAGGTCGCCGCCCCACAGGGCGAGCGAGACGAGCGCCGCCGCGTAGAGGACGAGCGTGATGAGGCCGGGCAGCAGCCCCCATCCGTACTGCTTGCCGTGCTGGGCGACCCAGCGCTGCCCCTTCATCAAGTAGCCGAAGCCCACACCCAGATCGCGCATGCGGCACACCTTAGCCGCAGGTCGACGGGGGTTTGTGCGGGGTCACGTGCCGGGACTGTCACGGGTAGGAAACACGGCCCCCTTGAACACTCCCTTGATCGCTCCCGTGATCGCTCCCTTGAACGCCCTCTTGTTGATGGGGAGTTGAACCGGTAGACCCTCGCGTACCGATCTTCCGGAGGTACGTATGGCACGTATGGGTATATCCCGTCCGTTCAGACCCGTTCCGCTCACCGTGACCGTCGCGGTCGGCGCGGTCGGCGCGCTGGTCCTCACCGCGCTCGCGCCGGGCAGCGCGACCGCCGACCCGACGCCCCGCCCGGTCACCCGCGAGGAGGCGCCGCTCGGCGCCGACCGGGCCGCCACGTCCCCGGAGGCCGCCGCCGAACGCGCCCTCGGGGATGCGCCGTCCCCCGCACCGGGGGGCAGCGGCGACAACGGCCGCGGGTATCCGCGCGAGCGGAAGCTCGACCTCCCCCCGGCCAACCCTGCCGACAAGTCGATAAAACTGGGGCTGACGCCGTACCACGGCATAGCCCCGAAGCTGAACGCCCTGCAACGCATCGGCGACCGCGTCAGCGTGGAGGTCGCGGGCCGTTCCACGGGCGGCCACCAGCTCTACCTCGTGACCGTCACCGCACCCGAGTCCGCGCGCGAGACGGCCCGGCAGACGCGGATGCGGGAGCGGATCGAGAGCGACCCCGCGCGAGCCGCTAAGGACGGGGCGATCAAGTCCTCGTACAAGACGCCCGTCTTCGTCAACAACAACATCCACGGCAACGAGTGGGAGGGCACCGACGCGGCCCTCCAGCTCATCGAGAGGCTCGCGAAGGCGAAGGACAGGGGCAGCCGGGACCTGCTCGCGCGCAACCGGCTCTACTTCAACATCACCACCAACCCCGACGGCCGCATCGCGGGCACCCGCGCCAACGCCAACGGCTTCGACCTGAACCGCGACTTCATCACCGCCTCGCAGCCCGAGGCCCGCGCGGTGCGGCGGATCGCCATCGACAAACAGCCCGCGGTCATGATCGACCTGCACGGGTACGTCAACGGCACGCTGATCGAGCCGACCACTCCCCCGCACGGCGAGAACTACGAGTACGACCTCTTCCTGAAGAACTCCTACGCCAACGCCCTCGGCATGGAGGCCGCCATCAAGGACCTCGGCTACACCGAGGAGAAGGACGGCGTGCGGCCGCCCGTCATCCCCTTCCGTGACCAGCAGGAGGGCTGGGACGACTGGCCGCCGATCTTCACGCCGCAGTACATGCCGTTCCACGGCGCGGTCGCGGCGCACACCATCGAGTTCCCGATGCAGGTGAACAACGGGGAGTACGAGTCGCAGCCGGCCGCCGAGCTGCGCCGCAGGGCCGCCATCAACGTGGACATCGCGGGCGCCGCGATGCGCGCCACCCTCGACTACACCGACCGCCACCGCACCTCCGTGATCGCCGACCAGATCGAGGTCTTCCGACGGGGCGCGACCGGCGCCGAGCAGGTGCCGGTGTCGGAGGAGACCGTGCCGGGGGTGCCGGGGATCGGCCCCGAGGACGTGTACACGACCGAGTTCCCGCGCGCGTACGTGATCCCGGCGAGCGGTGGTCGTCAGCGGTCGGCCGCGGCCGCAGCGCGGCTCGTGGACCACCTGGTCGCCAACGACGTGCGCGTGGAGCGGGCGGGCCACGGCTTCCGGCTCGGCGGGCGGACGTACCCGAAGGGCTCGTACGTCGTCGACATGCACCAGCCGAAGCGGGGCCTGGCCCATGTGATGCTCGCCGACGGGCGGGACATCAGCGACAAGGTGTCGACGATGTACGACATCTCGGGGTGGAGCCTCGGACGCCTGTGGGGCGCCAGTGTGGACTCCGTGGAGCGCGGGGGCCTGGGTGGCGTGCACGGTCGTACGGTGCGTGCCGCGTCCCGCGTCGGGTACGTGGCGCCGCACGGGAACCTGCGTCTTCGCCTCGACGACCCGCGGGAGATCGCGGCTCTCAACTCCCTTCTGGGCCAAGGTGTTTCCATACGGCGTGACCGTGACGGGAGCGTCGTCGTGCCGTCGTCCGCGCGCCGTGCCGCGGCCGTCGCAGCGAAGAAGTACGACGTCGCCTTCGACGCCACGAAGGCGAAGGGCGGTGCGGCCCTGCACCGGACGCGGGTCGCCGCGGCCGTCACGCCGGGTGAGCTGTTCGCGCTGCGGGAGATGAACTTCGACGTGGAGCCCGTGTCGACCGCCGTGCTCAACTCAGGCTTCGACTGGAGGACGGCGGACGCGCTCTTCGTATCGGCCGGGCTCGACCGGAGCAAGCTGAACGCGGCGGCCAGGGCCGGGCTCGACCGGTTCCTCGCCGGGGGCGGCGGTCTGGTCGGGCGGGGCAGAGCGGGCGCCGCGCTCAACGCCGACGCCGGGCTGCTCGCCGTCGAGGCGGTCCAGGGCAACGGCGACGCCAACGGCGTGGTCCGCGTGGTGAACGCGGGCGGCACGGTCACGGGCGGAGCGCCCGGCCACAGCTTCGTCTACGCGCCGTCGTGGTTCACCGACCTCGGCCCCGGGGTGCGCGCCGAGCAGAAGTACGGCGGCGGCAGCCCTCTCGTCTCCGGGCACTGGCGGGCCATGGAGGACGGCTCCGGCGGGCCCGCGGACGCGGCGGGCCGGGCCTCGGTCGTCAGCGGGTCGGCGGGCGGCGCGGACGTGGTGCTCTTCGGCACCGAGCCGCTCTTCCGCGACCACCCGAAGGGGGCGTTCCCACAGGTCGGGCGAGCGCTGCTCAGCGTCGGCCGGTAGCGGGAATGTGTGGTGGGGGCGCGGCTGTTGATCACGTCACTGTCACACCGCCGCGCACCCGGAGGTTCCGCCGCCATGACCCGTGAGATCCGCGTACAGGGAACGGTCGCCGACGGGTACGAGGCGGTGCGGGAGGAGTTCACCGACGTACTCGCGAACGAGCTGCCCGAGTACGAGGGTCAGCTCGCCGCCTACGTACGGGGGCGCCGGGTCGTCGATCTGTGGGTGGGCCCGGACGTCACCGCCGAGAGCCTCTACGGCGTCTACTCCTCCAGCAAGGGCGCCGCCCATCTCGTCGTGGCCCTGCTCGTGCAGGACGGGGTGCTCGACCTGGACCGCGCGGTCGCCGCGTACTGGCCGGAGTTCGCCGCCGAGGGCAAGGGCGCGGTGACGCTGCGGGAGCTGCTCGCGCACCGGGCGGGCGTCGCGGGCTCCGACTCCGGTTTCTCGTCCGAGGAGCTCGCGGACGACCGGGCCGTCGCCGCGCGTCTGGCCTCCCAGCGCCCCTTCTGGCGCCCGGGGGCCGCCTTCGGCTACCACGCCTTCGCCATCGGGGCCCTCGCCGGAGAGGTGGTGTTCCGCGCCACCGGGCGGACCTTGCGGGAGGTGTACGAGGAGCGGGTGCGCGCCCCGTTCGGGCTCGACTTCTTCCTCGGGCTGCCCGAGGAGCAGGAGGGGCGGTTCCGTTCCGTGCAGCCGATGGCGCCCACGCCCGAGCAGGCGGCCCTGCTCGCCGCGGCGCCGCCGCAGCCGCAGAGCCTCGGCTCCATCGCCTTCAACCGCCACATCCCCGAGCCCACCGACCTGGAGGCGCTGCCCAACTCCCGGCTCGTACGCGCCGAAGGGCCAGCGTCGATCGGCGGAGTGGCGTCCGCGCGAGGGCTCGCCGGGATGTACGCGGCGGCGGTCACCGGCATCGGCGGCCGGGAGGCGCTGCTCACGGCGGACACCGTCACCGGGTTCGGGCAGGTCCAGTCCGTCGGGCACGACCTCGTGTCGGGCACCGTCAAGGCGTTCGCGGTCGGCTTCCAGGCGACGTCCGTGTACGTGTACCCGTTCCTGGGCGCGGGCACGATCGGGCACAGCGGCGCGGGCGGCTCGCAGGCGTTCGCCGATCCGCGCAGCGGGCTCGCCTACGGCTATACGCGGCGGCGGTTCGCCTACCCCGGCGGCCCGGCCGTGGAGAACGAGCGGCTGGTCAGGGCCGTCCACGAGGCGGCGCTCGGGGCGGGCTGAGCCGCCGCGCACGCGTGAGGGCCGCACCCTGAACGGGGTGCGGCCCTCACATGCGTACGTCCGTACGGCCCGCGGTCAGGCGGCCGAGACCTCGACCTTGATGTTGCCGCGCGTGGCGTTCGAGTACGGGCACACCTGGTGCGCCTTCTCGACCAGCGACTGCGCGGTGGCCGCGTCCACGTTCGGGATGGAGGCGGTGATCGCGACCTCCAGGCCGAAGCCGCCGGCCTCGTTCTGGCCGATGCCGACCTTGGCGGTCACGGTCGAGCCGGAGATGTCGGCGTTCTCCTTGCGGGCGACGACGCCGAGGGCACCCTGGAAGCAGGCGCTGTAGCCGGCGGCGAAGAGCTGCTCCGGGTTGGTGCCGGCGCCGCTGCCGCCCATCTCCTTCGGCGGGTTCACGACGACGTCGAGCTTGCCGTCGTCGCTGGCGACACGGCCGTCGCGGCCGTTCTCCGCGGTGGCCACGGCGGTGTACTTGACGTCGATCTTCTGGATGGACATAACTGCTCTTTCCTCCTGAGACATGACGTGGTGCGCGCCCACAACCACGGTTTGTGGAATTAGGTTATCGGATACCGGAAGTGACCCGACGGGTCCGTTCAACCGAGCGAGACGATCATCTTTCCGGTGTTCTCGCCGCGGAGCATGCCGAGGAACGCCTCCACGCCGTTCTCCACGCCCTCGACGACCGTCTCGCGGTACTTGAGCTCGCCGGAGCGGATCCAGCCGCCGACCTCGCGCACGAACTCGGGCTGGAGCGCCGCGTGGTCCTGCACGAGCATGCCCTGAAGGCGCAGGCGCTTGCCGATGACCAGGGCGAGGTTGCGCGGGGCGGGGGTCGGCTCGGTGTCGTTGTAGCCCGCGATCATGCCGCAGATGGTGACGCGGCCGTGCACGTTGAGGCGGCTGATCGCGGCCTCCAGGTGCTCGCCGCCGACGTTGTCGAAGTAGACGTCGATGCCGTCGGGGGCGACGTCCTTGAGCTGCTCGGCGACGGACTTGTCGTCCTTGTAGTTGAAGGCCGCGTCGAAGCCGTACTCCTCGACCAGGAGCTTCACCTTGTCGTCCGAACCGGCCGAGCCGACGACGCGCGAGGCGCCCTTCAGCTTGGCGATCTGGCCGACCTGGCCGCCGACCGCACCGGCCGCGCCGGAGACGAAGACGGCGTCACCCTCCTTGAAGGAGGCCACTTCGAGCAGTCCGGCGTACGCGGTCAGACCCGTCATGCCGAGCACGCCGAGGTAGGCGGAGAGCGGCGCGGCCTCCGGGTCGACCTTGGTGGCGTGCTGGGCGGGCACGGAGGCGTACTCGCGCCATCCCGCGAAGTGCAGGACGTGGTCGCCCACGGCGAAGCCCTCGGCGTTGGACGCGACGACCTCGCCGACCGCGCCGCCCTCCATGGGACGGTCGAGCTGGAACGGCGGTACGTACGACTTCACGTCGTTCATCCGGCCCCGCATGTACGGGTCCACGGAGAAGTACAGGTTGCGCACGAGGACGCGGCCCTCGGCGGGAGCCTCCACGGGAACCTCGCGCAGCGCGAAGTCCTCCGGGACCGGCCAGCCGGACGGGCGCCGCACGAGGTGCCATTCGCGGCTCACGGAGGGGAGCTGCTGCTCGGGGGTGACGGTCATGGGGGCGTCCTCCTACTGCGGGTCAGCGATCTACTGCGGGTCAGCGATGAGCCAATTACTTGAGGTTGTAAAACAACCATGCTCCTGAATATTTCATGATGTCAAGTAAAGGGGTAGCCTGGTGAGCATGGCCACCAGTAGCTCCAGCGACCGCGTACCTCGCGACCGCCCACCTCACACCGACCCGCTGACGCTCGAAGTCGTCGAGCTCATCGGCACGGTCGTGGCGCGCTACCACGAGGAGTACGAGGAGGCGGCCGCCGGGCACGCGCTGACCGGGGCGCAGGCACGCGTCCTCGGGCTGCTCTCCCTCGAACCTATGCCCATGCGCCGCATCGCGCAGAAGCTGAAGTGCGAGCCCTCGAACATCACCGGCATCGTCGACCGCCTGGAGGCACGCGGACTCGTCGAGCGGCGCCCCGACGCGACCGACCGCCGGGTGAAGCTGGCGGCGCCCACGGCGGAGGGCGCGGAGGTCGCCCGGAGCCTGCGGGAATCCCTGGACTTCGCTCGCGAGCCGCTGGCGGAACTGTCACGCGAGGAGCGGCTCGTCCTGCGGGGGCTGTTGCGGAGGATGCTGGGCGAGGAGCTGATCTGACCGGTTGGTCCGCTGCTTACGGGGTTACGCCTTACGTGCACCACCACAGGAAGCGGTCGCACGTCTCCGTGGGCTCGGGCTCGGGGGGACGCGTCGGCTTAGGGTCGTCCGCGGGCGGCGGGGACGTCGGGTCGGGGGTGTCCGGGGTGCCGCCCCGCGGCGGGGGCGCGGTGGAGGTGGGCGTGCCGGGGCCCTCGTCCCCCTCGCCCGTCCCGCTCCCCCCGCCCTGCTCACCCTCGCCGCTGCCGTCGCCCTTGGCCTTGTCCTTGCCCTTGTCGTCGTCTCCGTCGTCTCCGTCGTGTACGTCCCGCTTCTTCTCGCCCTTGCCGTCCCGTCCCTCGGCGTCCTTCGACTCGTCCGCGTCCGGACGGGACGACGTGGCCGCCGCGTCCTCGGCCGTCGCACCGCCGGGACCACTCCCGTCCGCGTCCGGCGACTCCGACGAGGACGGGTCCTCCGCCCCGGCGTCCGACGCGGAGGCCGCCCGGTCGGCGGAGTTCCCCTCCGTGCCCAGTTCGGCGAGGCTCAGGCCGCCCGCCGCGAGTGCGAGGCCCGCGGTCACGAAGAGGATCTTGCGGCGCCTGCGCCGGTGCGCCCTGCGAGTGCGCTCCTTGCGGCGGCCGCGGCCGCGGGTGCGCGGGGACGACTCCTCGTACGCGTCGTCGTGGGCGTCGGGCTCCTCCTGCGACGCGGCGACGGACTGCGCGTACTCCCGGCAGGCTTCGGCCGGGGTTCCGCACCCCGGGCAGGCGAGGGCGCCGTTGAGGTGCCTGCGGCACGGGTGGCAGTAGTCCATGAGGCATGGAGGCTAAGTGCCGTGCCAGTAACAGCGGAAGCCACCGCTGTGAAAGTTGTGTGCGGAATCGAGCAGTCCGGCCCATTCCGGGCACCGGCCTGCTC
The sequence above is a segment of the Streptomyces sp. Je 1-369 genome. Coding sequences within it:
- a CDS encoding aminoglycoside phosphotransferase family protein; its protein translation is MHADEVGIDEALVRRLVEEQFPAWGGLSVERVGSAGTSNAMFRLGADMVVRLPRLPGSAEDVEREHRWLRALADALPVPVPAPLATGGPGEGYPYPWSVFRWLDGETPVAGRPLAEPELFAKDVAEFITSLRAVDATGAPAAYRSDPLASRDAATREVISGLRGVVDADTVTEVWDAALRATPWQGPGVWVHGDLQPGNVLVHEGRLGAVIDFECMGTADPAVDLIAAWYLMDDEARPVFRAALGPAVDDSAWERGRGWALTIALTELSYYRETNPVMAGTARCVIGRLTGGDRCSPAGGPRGL
- a CDS encoding TetR/AcrR family transcriptional regulator; protein product: MPKQVDYEDRRSRIAEAVCHLIARSGMESVSLRDVAAEAGVSMGAVQRCFRTKDEMLLFALEGISDRIGERARSRIEASGTPESALTLLDRTLAALALLEPEDRTEAQVWGAFVAQAAVSDDLATVLRDTYAKLHELLVWLLDYGGSTGELRPGLDAQAEARVLLALTEGLTSLVLVGHQSPEGARGLLRGYAEGLRA
- a CDS encoding pyroglutamyl peptidase, with translation MLSRLGALGALGVAALLAGAGVPASASAADTGRTATPAATAPTVEEARLDRAAPQEILRRSGFDSVAPEFTAALKKARSYDHARRLVVREGRSLWQRAVDRAQGKQQADISDTNGISGISKDDDRPLYWARLGMTRELRQWEPDRFALSPERRERLMGALERSSRGQDSVDHRPGERGHGHGHVKRILVTGFDPFTLDRDVRISNPSGAAALALDGTTIRTADGPARVEAVVFPVRWDDFADGAVERALRPYLPRVDLFTTISQGRVGKFDIERTNGAWRGGFGDNENLSRTGTVPVGDPASQPQWTSTTLPYKEIAAARTGRFPVYDNTSVTEIPAGGGEPVVRPDGPTEGSTARAGGGGDYLSNEIAYRATLLRDRLGLHDRLPGGHVHTPVLQFGADNTDPATGDVTDPEFVRNRLDIIAQVRGILRVAAASSSDVSREVRP
- a CDS encoding EI24 domain-containing protein, with translation MRDLGVGFGYLMKGQRWVAQHGKQYGWGLLPGLITLVLYAAALVSLALWGGDLVGWATPFADDWSSPWQGVFRGFLTALLFALALLLSVLTFTAVTLLIGEPFYESLSEQVDISEGGHAPESGLPLWRDLWISARDSLRIVVRALIWGVLLFALGFIPVVGQTVVPVIGFCVTGFFLVEELTAVALQRRGVELRDRLAMLRSRKTLAWGFGTPLAVAFLVPFVAVFLMPGAVAGATLMARDLMGENDERTGNGDGDGARAAVAGA
- a CDS encoding M14 family zinc carboxypeptidase, giving the protein MGISRPFRPVPLTVTVAVGAVGALVLTALAPGSATADPTPRPVTREEAPLGADRAATSPEAAAERALGDAPSPAPGGSGDNGRGYPRERKLDLPPANPADKSIKLGLTPYHGIAPKLNALQRIGDRVSVEVAGRSTGGHQLYLVTVTAPESARETARQTRMRERIESDPARAAKDGAIKSSYKTPVFVNNNIHGNEWEGTDAALQLIERLAKAKDRGSRDLLARNRLYFNITTNPDGRIAGTRANANGFDLNRDFITASQPEARAVRRIAIDKQPAVMIDLHGYVNGTLIEPTTPPHGENYEYDLFLKNSYANALGMEAAIKDLGYTEEKDGVRPPVIPFRDQQEGWDDWPPIFTPQYMPFHGAVAAHTIEFPMQVNNGEYESQPAAELRRRAAINVDIAGAAMRATLDYTDRHRTSVIADQIEVFRRGATGAEQVPVSEETVPGVPGIGPEDVYTTEFPRAYVIPASGGRQRSAAAAARLVDHLVANDVRVERAGHGFRLGGRTYPKGSYVVDMHQPKRGLAHVMLADGRDISDKVSTMYDISGWSLGRLWGASVDSVERGGLGGVHGRTVRAASRVGYVAPHGNLRLRLDDPREIAALNSLLGQGVSIRRDRDGSVVVPSSARRAAAVAAKKYDVAFDATKAKGGAALHRTRVAAAVTPGELFALREMNFDVEPVSTAVLNSGFDWRTADALFVSAGLDRSKLNAAARAGLDRFLAGGGGLVGRGRAGAALNADAGLLAVEAVQGNGDANGVVRVVNAGGTVTGGAPGHSFVYAPSWFTDLGPGVRAEQKYGGGSPLVSGHWRAMEDGSGGPADAAGRASVVSGSAGGADVVLFGTEPLFRDHPKGAFPQVGRALLSVGR
- a CDS encoding serine hydrolase domain-containing protein yields the protein MTREIRVQGTVADGYEAVREEFTDVLANELPEYEGQLAAYVRGRRVVDLWVGPDVTAESLYGVYSSSKGAAHLVVALLVQDGVLDLDRAVAAYWPEFAAEGKGAVTLRELLAHRAGVAGSDSGFSSEELADDRAVAARLASQRPFWRPGAAFGYHAFAIGALAGEVVFRATGRTLREVYEERVRAPFGLDFFLGLPEEQEGRFRSVQPMAPTPEQAALLAAAPPQPQSLGSIAFNRHIPEPTDLEALPNSRLVRAEGPASIGGVASARGLAGMYAAAVTGIGGREALLTADTVTGFGQVQSVGHDLVSGTVKAFAVGFQATSVYVYPFLGAGTIGHSGAGGSQAFADPRSGLAYGYTRRRFAYPGGPAVENERLVRAVHEAALGAG
- a CDS encoding organic hydroperoxide resistance protein is translated as MSIQKIDVKYTAVATAENGRDGRVASDDGKLDVVVNPPKEMGGSGAGTNPEQLFAAGYSACFQGALGVVARKENADISGSTVTAKVGIGQNEAGGFGLEVAITASIPNVDAATAQSLVEKAHQVCPYSNATRGNIKVEVSAA
- a CDS encoding NADP-dependent oxidoreductase — protein: MTVTPEQQLPSVSREWHLVRRPSGWPVPEDFALREVPVEAPAEGRVLVRNLYFSVDPYMRGRMNDVKSYVPPFQLDRPMEGGAVGEVVASNAEGFAVGDHVLHFAGWREYASVPAQHATKVDPEAAPLSAYLGVLGMTGLTAYAGLLEVASFKEGDAVFVSGAAGAVGGQVGQIAKLKGASRVVGSAGSDDKVKLLVEEYGFDAAFNYKDDKSVAEQLKDVAPDGIDVYFDNVGGEHLEAAISRLNVHGRVTICGMIAGYNDTEPTPAPRNLALVIGKRLRLQGMLVQDHAALQPEFVREVGGWIRSGELKYRETVVEGVENGVEAFLGMLRGENTGKMIVSLG
- a CDS encoding MarR family winged helix-turn-helix transcriptional regulator yields the protein MATSSSSDRVPRDRPPHTDPLTLEVVELIGTVVARYHEEYEEAAAGHALTGAQARVLGLLSLEPMPMRRIAQKLKCEPSNITGIVDRLEARGLVERRPDATDRRVKLAAPTAEGAEVARSLRESLDFAREPLAELSREERLVLRGLLRRMLGEELI